The proteins below are encoded in one region of Natronococcus sp. CG52:
- a CDS encoding zinc-dependent alcohol dehydrogenase, which produces MKALVTNGDGEIWDEEQPRPEPSADEALVRVRTVGICGSDLGLIHGEGPPWTRYPLTPGHEVCAEVVELGSDVESLSVGDRVALHGFVYCGTCTPCREGRYYQCDDLEEIGFTVAGGYRKYAAFPAYTLTPIPDDVSDVEACQIDSAACTLHGLQRVETSFSDAAAVLGPGSLGLFGVQLLEAQGVDDVVLTGTRDERLAVGESLGADLTVNVREEDPVDALRSYTDGDGVDLCVETAGAGDVVETCLQATRKRGSIVLTGVFGERKEIDPNQIVAKELEVVGGVTASHATEDVVSLFRRGELTTEGIVTHEFPLEEYETAIETVTERRDGVIKAVLRP; this is translated from the coding sequence ATGAAGGCACTAGTCACGAACGGTGACGGCGAGATATGGGACGAAGAGCAGCCGCGGCCGGAACCCAGCGCCGACGAGGCGCTGGTTCGCGTTCGCACCGTCGGCATCTGCGGCAGCGACCTCGGGTTGATTCACGGCGAAGGGCCACCCTGGACGCGGTATCCGTTGACTCCCGGCCACGAGGTGTGTGCCGAAGTCGTCGAACTCGGATCCGACGTCGAGTCGCTCTCGGTCGGCGATCGAGTGGCCCTCCACGGATTCGTCTACTGCGGCACCTGCACCCCGTGTCGCGAGGGTCGGTACTACCAGTGCGACGACCTCGAGGAGATCGGCTTCACCGTCGCCGGCGGCTACCGGAAGTACGCCGCGTTTCCGGCGTACACCCTGACGCCGATCCCGGACGACGTCTCCGACGTCGAGGCCTGTCAGATCGACTCGGCGGCCTGTACGTTACACGGCCTCCAGCGCGTCGAGACGTCGTTCTCCGACGCCGCGGCCGTTCTCGGCCCCGGCTCGCTCGGGTTGTTCGGCGTGCAACTGCTCGAGGCTCAGGGCGTCGACGACGTCGTGCTGACGGGGACGAGAGACGAACGACTCGCCGTCGGCGAATCGCTGGGCGCGGACCTGACCGTCAACGTGCGGGAGGAGGATCCCGTCGACGCGCTTCGCTCGTACACCGACGGCGACGGCGTCGATCTCTGCGTCGAAACCGCCGGCGCCGGCGACGTCGTCGAGACCTGTCTGCAGGCGACGCGGAAGCGCGGATCGATCGTCCTCACCGGCGTCTTCGGGGAACGCAAGGAGATCGACCCGAACCAGATCGTCGCGAAGGAGCTCGAGGTCGTCGGCGGCGTCACGGCCTCGCACGCGACGGAAGACGTCGTCTCGCTGTTTCGCCGCGGCGAACTCACGACCGAGGGGATCGTCACCCACGAGTTCCCGCTCGAGGAGTACGAAACGGCGATCGAGACCGTCACCGAGCGGCGGGACGGTGTTATCAAGGCCGTTCTTCGCCCGTAA
- a CDS encoding Gfo/Idh/MocA family protein, which translates to MIELGLLGLDTSHPETFASILDRADVSIAAVWDGGDVRERGYTREFCERYDASRYDDPHAMVDDVDAAMVLAVDWNAHRRLATPFLEAGVPTMIDKPLAGSVADVRAIERAAMRGGAPLFGGSSLPFHPSVSSLADTTTETAFSVGYGDSFYYGVHLVDSVRLLAGADWTRVAPNDGPGRVATIDFADGSAATLRFDGPDSDGTFGFLTVGERTQTVQVGSSTDELDRMYEPFLEEFLAAARGERDDRNRVVDSGILLIGVQTAFNTGESVTPDDSALTTTEISSDSFVAGYEPYY; encoded by the coding sequence ATGATCGAGCTAGGTTTACTCGGGCTAGACACCAGTCACCCGGAAACGTTCGCGAGTATTCTCGACCGCGCGGACGTGTCGATCGCAGCCGTCTGGGACGGCGGCGACGTACGCGAGCGGGGGTACACGCGCGAGTTCTGCGAGCGTTACGACGCGAGCCGGTACGACGATCCGCACGCGATGGTCGACGACGTCGACGCGGCGATGGTTCTCGCGGTCGACTGGAACGCGCACCGTCGCCTCGCCACGCCGTTTCTCGAGGCGGGCGTGCCGACGATGATCGACAAACCGCTGGCGGGATCGGTCGCCGACGTGCGCGCCATCGAGCGGGCGGCGATGCGAGGCGGCGCGCCGCTGTTCGGCGGCTCGTCACTTCCGTTTCATCCGTCCGTCTCGTCGCTCGCCGACACGACGACGGAAACCGCGTTCTCCGTCGGCTACGGCGATTCGTTTTACTACGGCGTTCACCTCGTGGACAGCGTTCGACTGCTGGCGGGGGCCGACTGGACTCGAGTCGCGCCGAACGACGGCCCGGGACGAGTTGCGACGATCGACTTTGCGGACGGCTCCGCGGCGACGCTGCGGTTCGACGGCCCGGACAGCGACGGCACGTTCGGGTTCCTGACGGTCGGCGAACGCACGCAAACCGTCCAGGTCGGGAGCTCGACCGACGAACTCGACCGGATGTACGAACCGTTCCTGGAGGAATTCCTCGCGGCGGCCCGCGGCGAGCGCGACGACCGGAATCGGGTCGTCGACTCGGGAATCCTCCTGATCGGCGTTCAGACCGCCTTCAACACCGGAGAATCAGTTACGCCCGACGACAGTGCGCTTACGACGACCGAGATCAGCAGCGATTCGTTCGTCGCCGGTTACGAACCGTATTATTAG
- a CDS encoding Gfo/Idh/MocA family protein, which translates to MAYHHAAAYDEDDRCSLVACADIVEENASAFADRNGIDPSNVFTDYEEMLQEVEPDIVSVCTPVPTHADIVIDCANADGLRAIHCEKPMADTMAASRRMIDVCDERGVQLTFNHQRRVATPSRRAAELVEEGAIGDVARVELATKNLFDAGTHLIDLCNSILGDRPAAWVMGQIDYREENVRYGVHNENQALARWQYEDGTDAIIATGDENPFIACDVRVTGTEGELELNPDGDAQLRAKTADAAAWDEIDTDEPLADIPAAVDDIVRGLETGEEPQLSGRRALATMEIILGCYESVRRRERVDFPLSIDDNPLVSMVESGDVSPEPAPDEVAPDADS; encoded by the coding sequence ATGGCGTACCACCACGCGGCCGCGTACGACGAGGACGATCGCTGCTCGCTCGTCGCCTGCGCCGACATCGTCGAGGAGAACGCGAGCGCGTTCGCCGATCGGAACGGCATCGACCCGTCGAACGTGTTCACCGACTACGAGGAGATGCTCCAAGAGGTCGAACCCGACATCGTCAGCGTCTGTACGCCGGTTCCGACCCACGCCGACATCGTGATCGACTGTGCGAACGCGGACGGCCTGCGAGCGATCCACTGCGAGAAGCCGATGGCCGACACCATGGCCGCCAGCCGGCGGATGATCGACGTCTGCGACGAGCGGGGCGTCCAGCTGACGTTCAACCACCAGCGGCGAGTCGCGACGCCGAGCCGGCGTGCAGCAGAGCTGGTCGAGGAGGGAGCGATCGGCGACGTCGCTCGAGTCGAACTCGCGACGAAGAACCTCTTCGACGCCGGGACTCATCTCATCGATCTCTGCAACAGCATCCTCGGCGATCGTCCCGCAGCGTGGGTGATGGGACAGATCGATTACCGCGAAGAGAACGTCCGCTACGGCGTCCACAACGAGAACCAGGCGCTCGCACGCTGGCAGTACGAGGACGGGACGGACGCCATCATCGCGACCGGCGACGAGAACCCGTTCATCGCGTGTGACGTTCGCGTGACGGGCACCGAGGGAGAACTCGAGCTCAACCCCGACGGCGACGCCCAGCTTCGGGCGAAGACGGCCGACGCCGCGGCGTGGGACGAGATCGACACCGACGAGCCGCTGGCCGACATTCCGGCGGCGGTCGACGACATCGTTCGCGGGCTCGAGACCGGCGAGGAACCGCAACTGAGCGGTCGGCGGGCGCTGGCGACGATGGAGATCATCCTCGGCTGCTACGAGTCGGTGCGCCGGCGCGAGCGCGTCGACTTTCCCCTCTCGATCGACGATAATCCGCTCGTCTCGATGGTCGAATCGGGCGACGTATCACCCGAGCCGGCCCCCGACGAGGTGGCGCCGGACGCCGACTCCTGA
- a CDS encoding sulfatase family protein yields MRILYIDCDSLRPDHLGCYGYHRETSPNIDELASAGRTFTNVYASDAPCLPSRTAFYTGRFGIHTGVINHGGRNADVRRHGSRRRANYPDRFRTLASALGDEGIHAAMISPFPARHDGWQVVEGFRELYDTGGNGSERADEVYPYARDWLEEHATEDDWYCHVNFWDPHTPYRTPEGYGNPFADEPAPEWLTEDLIERHYQESGPHSAQDLKGWGGTWDSPRMPPEISSREEFREMVDGYDVGVHYMDRYIGELFDLLRGEGVFDETLVVISGDHGENLGELNVYGDHQLADDKTCRVPLVVRGPDVQPGTDDGLRYQLDLAPTLVDLIGGDAPEGWDGRSFADAITDGADGGRDELVVSQGAWTCQRGVRWDDWLLLRTYHDAYRSGLEDVMLFDLASDPHETTDLSSDRPNVVDDGLARLQRWHDDRLLEAARGERGGNPDAPNGVADPMWQVLSEKGPYYTWDRLDGYVDHLKETGREERAAELREQLE; encoded by the coding sequence ATGCGGATACTGTACATCGACTGCGACTCGTTGCGGCCGGACCACCTCGGCTGTTACGGCTACCACCGCGAGACGTCACCGAACATCGACGAACTCGCGTCGGCCGGCCGAACGTTCACCAACGTGTACGCGTCAGACGCGCCCTGTCTACCCTCGCGAACGGCGTTCTACACGGGCCGGTTCGGGATCCACACCGGCGTGATCAACCACGGCGGCCGCAACGCGGACGTCCGCCGACACGGCTCGCGGCGACGCGCGAACTACCCGGACCGATTCAGGACGCTGGCGTCGGCCCTGGGAGACGAGGGGATCCACGCGGCGATGATCAGCCCGTTTCCGGCCCGTCACGACGGCTGGCAGGTCGTCGAGGGGTTCCGGGAGCTGTACGATACCGGCGGCAACGGGAGCGAGCGCGCCGACGAGGTGTATCCATACGCCCGCGACTGGCTCGAGGAGCACGCGACGGAGGACGACTGGTACTGTCACGTCAACTTCTGGGATCCACACACGCCCTATCGCACGCCGGAGGGGTACGGGAATCCGTTCGCCGACGAGCCCGCACCCGAGTGGTTGACCGAGGACCTGATCGAGCGACACTACCAGGAGTCGGGTCCGCACAGTGCGCAAGATCTCAAGGGGTGGGGCGGAACGTGGGACTCGCCGCGAATGCCGCCGGAGATTTCCTCGCGGGAGGAGTTCAGGGAGATGGTCGACGGCTACGACGTCGGCGTTCACTACATGGACCGCTACATCGGCGAGCTGTTCGATCTCCTCCGCGGTGAGGGCGTCTTCGACGAGACGCTCGTCGTGATCAGCGGCGATCACGGCGAGAACCTCGGAGAACTCAACGTCTACGGCGACCACCAGCTGGCCGACGACAAGACGTGTCGGGTCCCCCTCGTCGTTCGCGGACCCGACGTGCAGCCGGGAACCGACGACGGACTCCGCTACCAGCTCGATCTCGCGCCGACGCTCGTCGACCTGATCGGCGGCGACGCGCCCGAGGGGTGGGACGGCCGGTCGTTCGCCGACGCGATCACCGACGGCGCCGACGGCGGACGCGACGAACTGGTCGTCAGCCAGGGCGCGTGGACGTGCCAGCGGGGCGTTCGCTGGGACGACTGGCTGTTGCTCCGGACCTACCACGACGCCTACCGGAGCGGCCTCGAGGACGTCATGCTGTTCGACCTCGCGAGCGATCCCCACGAGACGACCGATCTCTCGTCGGACAGACCGAACGTCGTCGACGACGGGTTGGCCAGACTTCAGCGCTGGCACGACGACCGCCTGCTCGAGGCGGCCCGCGGCGAGCGCGGGGGCAACCCGGACGCCCCGAACGGCGTCGCCGACCCGATGTGGCAGGTGCTCAGCGAGAAGGGACCCTACTACACGTGGGACCGGCTAGACGGCTACGTCGACCATCTGAAAGAAACGGGTCGCGAGGAACGCGCGGCGGAACTCAGGGAGCAACTCGAGTAA
- a CDS encoding sugar phosphate isomerase/epimerase family protein: MAIRTALFSKVLRDRSLEEAAELAASIGYDGFEPMCREPHLDVDRSLEEVTAFRDRLDDLGLAVPCLATYTGHYVGKSQPECEAELEEFETFLEFAEALDCDLVRHGPGGPPVREATDDDYERAAAWLARAADRAAEYDVTIGIEIHAHTIIETVDSTKRLLEEIDRENVGAIHDAGNMYITLDDFGPKSIQKLGDDLAHVHVKDEQRIDDPGRPGAFELETDDGLETFQPRLLGEGAVDHGPLFDALAEAGYDGYVTDECHVPRDDRDDEREVAEHEFAELNRLLG; the protein is encoded by the coding sequence ATGGCGATACGGACAGCCCTGTTTAGCAAAGTGCTACGCGACCGCTCGCTCGAGGAGGCGGCCGAACTCGCGGCGTCGATCGGATACGACGGATTCGAGCCGATGTGCCGGGAGCCCCACCTCGACGTGGACCGCTCGCTCGAGGAGGTAACCGCGTTTCGCGACCGCCTCGACGACCTCGGCCTGGCAGTGCCGTGTCTGGCGACGTACACCGGTCACTACGTCGGCAAGTCCCAGCCGGAGTGCGAGGCGGAACTCGAGGAGTTCGAAACGTTCCTCGAGTTCGCCGAGGCGCTCGACTGCGACCTCGTCCGGCACGGTCCCGGCGGCCCGCCGGTTCGAGAGGCGACCGACGACGACTACGAACGCGCCGCGGCGTGGCTCGCTCGCGCGGCCGATCGCGCCGCGGAGTACGACGTGACGATCGGCATCGAAATTCACGCCCACACGATCATCGAAACCGTGGATTCGACGAAACGACTACTCGAGGAGATCGACCGCGAGAACGTCGGCGCCATCCACGACGCCGGAAACATGTACATCACGCTCGACGACTTCGGCCCGAAGTCGATCCAGAAGCTGGGTGACGACCTCGCGCACGTCCACGTCAAGGACGAACAGCGAATCGACGATCCGGGTCGGCCGGGCGCGTTCGAACTCGAGACCGACGACGGGCTCGAGACGTTCCAGCCGCGGCTGCTCGGCGAGGGCGCAGTCGATCACGGGCCGCTGTTCGACGCGCTCGCCGAGGCGGGATACGACGGCTACGTCACCGACGAGTGTCACGTCCCGCGGGACGACCGCGACGACGAACGCGAGGTCGCCGAACACGAATTCGCGGAGCTGAACCGCCTGCTCGGCTGA
- a CDS encoding HEAT repeat domain-containing protein produces the protein MISTGEDATDRARTLRDAAASDPAQVPIAEVVELLVLGDPETRRIAMECLEETIDARSETPGAAAAAFERLLDDDDPYVRRRAALSAGAAIRTDAESFETLVPALRTIGIDPGEPGRDAAIQALAALALERPGSAPDAVEPLLDVCHARVVPTGPPRDDGYPDGDDVGAAVGPERDRRESTRVQATAGLTRIAAERPETVVDYADRIAELLEDDHHLVRTGTCEVLESLAEASPDDVEPFVPALVDRLASDTEHPVPWRAADALNAVGDEYPIRVGEELRGVLDTIETFLERRDPGIRGVGVGLLAYAAQADAEAVDELIPRVRPLLEDDHAPVRANAALTLGLAGRKEAVDNLESLAADDPEPSVRDAATRAIELLDRPTAGETAK, from the coding sequence ATGATCTCGACCGGAGAAGACGCGACCGACCGCGCGAGGACTCTTCGCGACGCAGCCGCTTCCGATCCCGCGCAGGTTCCCATCGCGGAGGTCGTCGAACTGCTCGTACTCGGCGACCCGGAGACGCGCCGAATCGCGATGGAGTGTCTCGAGGAGACGATCGACGCCCGTTCGGAGACACCCGGGGCCGCTGCGGCCGCGTTCGAGCGGTTGCTGGACGACGACGATCCGTACGTTCGTCGCAGAGCGGCGCTCTCGGCGGGGGCAGCGATTCGGACGGACGCCGAGTCGTTCGAGACGCTCGTGCCGGCGCTCCGGACGATCGGGATCGATCCCGGGGAACCGGGACGCGACGCCGCGATCCAGGCGCTGGCCGCGCTCGCTCTCGAGCGTCCGGGTTCGGCGCCGGACGCGGTCGAACCGCTGCTCGACGTCTGTCACGCGCGCGTCGTCCCGACGGGGCCACCGCGAGACGACGGCTACCCCGATGGCGACGACGTCGGGGCGGCCGTCGGCCCGGAACGCGATCGACGAGAGTCCACCCGCGTCCAGGCGACGGCCGGACTCACGCGGATCGCGGCCGAACGGCCCGAGACGGTCGTCGACTACGCGGATCGGATCGCAGAACTGCTCGAGGACGATCACCACCTCGTCCGGACGGGGACGTGCGAAGTGCTCGAGTCGCTGGCCGAGGCGTCTCCGGACGACGTGGAGCCGTTCGTTCCGGCACTGGTCGACCGTCTCGCGTCGGACACCGAACATCCCGTTCCGTGGCGCGCGGCGGACGCGCTGAACGCCGTCGGCGACGAGTACCCGATCCGCGTCGGGGAGGAACTCCGCGGCGTCCTCGATACGATCGAGACGTTCCTCGAGCGGCGCGATCCGGGAATCCGGGGCGTCGGCGTCGGTCTCCTCGCGTACGCCGCGCAGGCGGACGCCGAAGCGGTCGACGAACTGATTCCGCGAGTTCGGCCCCTTCTCGAGGACGATCACGCGCCGGTCCGGGCGAACGCGGCGCTGACGCTCGGCCTGGCCGGTCGCAAGGAAGCGGTCGACA
- the ggt gene encoding gamma-glutamyltransferase, which translates to MKDDQRESREGETPSDESVAPLRREFMKGAAATVALSGATTGPASAAEDGDGGWETTAIRDQDGIVSSSHPIASEIGAEVLETGGNAFDAAAAVQLALGVVDPYGSGLGGSGMMVGYSDDDERAYTLNCQVRAPIDASPDVRYDEGGTLKPAAERFYGGISVGTPGVLRGLDVMVKNWGTRSISELVDRPAELAESGFEVDARVARIAGAAAWRMNDAAREVWAPGGDPVEAGDLVVQEDLAKTLRLIEADGIRPFYRGEIAEAIAETVQDAGGVMRVEDLKTYRPTIDRPTQIRYENPHPTIANGDPIDVISSPPPVEGGVIAPGAIKIADGLDLSDVDSLSAERFHLTWQARAAMEDPKSRTIGDAEFVDAPVEGMLDDEFLAKRRELIDRGARNPDLLGAPSDPWAHQAGEPWTTDPPVGVDEGDVPGGHEPPESENTTHFTVADGAGNVVSFTGTLSSAFGTGAVVPGYGFFLNNSVSQLRDSGPNAIGPLRRYNTTAAPSMVLRGGKPLFTCGSPGGIVISQVVTDVILNVLEYGMTLEEAVEHPRMYVFTGEWESGVPDETIDGLEALGYDVPDAPVTDVGDAQMVAVDRERGELVGVVDPRRGGAVVGAGDDTIERKPRR; encoded by the coding sequence ATGAAGGACGATCAGAGAGAATCTCGAGAGGGAGAGACGCCGTCGGACGAATCCGTTGCACCGCTGCGCCGGGAGTTCATGAAGGGGGCGGCCGCTACGGTCGCGCTCTCGGGGGCGACCACGGGTCCGGCGAGCGCCGCCGAAGACGGCGACGGCGGCTGGGAGACCACGGCGATTCGCGATCAAGATGGTATCGTCTCATCGTCCCACCCCATCGCGTCGGAGATCGGCGCGGAGGTCCTCGAAACGGGCGGAAACGCCTTCGACGCGGCAGCAGCGGTTCAGTTGGCGCTCGGCGTGGTCGATCCGTACGGCTCCGGGCTCGGCGGGAGCGGAATGATGGTGGGCTACTCCGACGACGACGAGCGAGCCTACACGCTGAACTGTCAGGTCCGCGCGCCGATCGACGCTTCGCCCGACGTTCGATACGACGAGGGCGGGACCCTCAAGCCGGCTGCCGAACGGTTCTACGGCGGAATATCTGTCGGGACGCCCGGCGTGCTTCGCGGTCTCGACGTCATGGTGAAAAACTGGGGAACGAGGTCGATCAGCGAACTCGTCGATCGGCCCGCGGAACTGGCCGAATCGGGGTTCGAGGTCGACGCTCGAGTAGCCAGGATCGCGGGCGCCGCCGCGTGGCGGATGAACGACGCCGCCCGCGAGGTGTGGGCGCCTGGAGGCGATCCGGTCGAGGCGGGCGATCTCGTCGTCCAGGAGGACCTCGCGAAGACGCTCCGCCTGATCGAGGCCGACGGTATTCGCCCGTTCTATCGCGGCGAGATCGCCGAAGCGATCGCCGAGACGGTACAGGACGCGGGCGGCGTGATGCGGGTCGAGGATCTGAAGACGTACCGGCCGACGATCGACCGACCGACGCAGATCCGGTACGAGAACCCCCACCCGACGATCGCGAACGGCGACCCGATCGACGTGATTTCGTCACCGCCACCGGTCGAAGGGGGCGTGATCGCTCCGGGCGCCATCAAGATCGCCGACGGGCTGGACCTGTCGGACGTCGACTCGCTATCGGCCGAGCGATTCCACCTCACGTGGCAGGCTCGAGCCGCAATGGAGGACCCCAAATCGCGGACGATCGGGGACGCCGAGTTCGTCGACGCGCCGGTAGAGGGGATGCTCGACGACGAATTCCTCGCGAAACGGCGCGAGCTGATCGATCGGGGCGCGCGGAATCCGGATCTCCTCGGCGCACCGAGCGATCCGTGGGCTCACCAGGCCGGCGAGCCGTGGACGACGGACCCGCCGGTCGGCGTCGACGAGGGCGACGTCCCGGGCGGACACGAACCGCCGGAGAGCGAGAACACGACCCACTTCACCGTCGCCGACGGTGCCGGAAACGTCGTCTCCTTCACCGGGACGCTCTCGTCCGCCTTCGGTACCGGAGCGGTCGTTCCGGGATACGGGTTCTTCCTCAACAACTCGGTGAGCCAGCTCCGCGATAGCGGACCGAATGCGATCGGGCCACTGCGCCGATACAACACGACCGCAGCGCCGAGTATGGTTCTCAGGGGCGGAAAACCGCTGTTCACCTGCGGTTCGCCCGGCGGGATCGTCATCTCGCAGGTGGTGACCGACGTGATCCTCAACGTCCTCGAGTACGGCATGACGCTGGAAGAAGCGGTCGAGCACCCGCGGATGTACGTCTTCACCGGGGAGTGGGAGTCGGGCGTCCCGGACGAAACGATCGACGGCCTGGAAGCCCTCGGCTACGACGTGCCGGACGCTCCCGTCACCGACGTCGGCGACGCGCAGATGGTCGCCGTCGACCGAGAGCGCGGCGAACTCGTCGGCGTCGTCGATCCCCGGCGCGGCGGTGCAGTCGTCGGCGCCGGCGACGACACGATCGAGCGCAAGCCGCGGCGATAG
- a CDS encoding DegT/DnrJ/EryC1/StrS family aminotransferase, producing MSELAINGGSRAAEALSVPEWPRVTDECRENVLEALESRNWCRGSWIDRLEDEFAAYHDAEHAIAVSNGTVAIELALRAVGVEPGDEVLVPSYSFIASASAVPTVGAVPRFVDTDPETFNIDPESVRERATDDTVGIVGVHFAGYPMDLDELLPICAEHDLFLIEDAAHAQGSEWRDEKVGTFGEFGTFSFQESKSLPAGEGGIVVTDDDVLAERARTMQNIGRAHGETGYRHYTLSSNSRLSDLQAALAVSQLEKLPAENEVRERNEARLIEELGTIDGIRTKPRDDRITARGYCLENVRYDPAAFDGLGRDRFIEAMRAEGVPVYDGYEVPIYKQPAFFRDQVRRLVPPGTDVPDYRNLHLSGAERLCRENVAYSHPVLLADEAGIATIPEAIRKIKTHADELRDLR from the coding sequence ATGAGTGAACTTGCCATTAACGGCGGGTCCAGGGCTGCCGAAGCGCTGTCGGTTCCCGAGTGGCCGCGGGTCACGGACGAGTGCCGAGAGAACGTGCTCGAGGCCCTCGAGAGTCGAAACTGGTGTCGCGGATCGTGGATCGACCGCCTCGAGGACGAGTTTGCGGCGTATCACGACGCCGAGCACGCGATCGCCGTGAGCAACGGCACGGTCGCGATCGAACTGGCTCTGCGGGCGGTCGGCGTCGAACCCGGGGACGAGGTGCTCGTTCCGTCGTACTCCTTCATCGCCAGCGCGAGCGCCGTCCCGACCGTCGGCGCAGTGCCGCGGTTCGTCGATACCGACCCGGAGACGTTCAATATCGATCCCGAATCGGTTCGCGAGCGGGCCACGGACGACACCGTCGGGATCGTCGGCGTTCACTTCGCCGGCTACCCGATGGACCTCGACGAACTGCTCCCGATCTGCGCGGAACACGACCTCTTCCTGATCGAGGACGCGGCCCACGCGCAGGGCAGCGAGTGGAGGGACGAGAAGGTCGGCACCTTCGGCGAGTTCGGGACGTTCTCGTTCCAGGAGTCGAAGTCGCTGCCCGCGGGCGAGGGCGGCATCGTCGTGACGGACGACGACGTGCTGGCGGAGCGGGCCCGGACCATGCAGAACATCGGCCGCGCACACGGCGAAACCGGCTACCGTCACTACACGCTGTCGTCGAATTCCCGACTGTCGGACCTCCAGGCCGCCCTCGCGGTCTCGCAACTCGAGAAACTGCCGGCGGAGAACGAGGTTCGCGAGCGAAACGAGGCGCGACTGATCGAGGAACTCGGGACGATCGACGGGATCCGCACGAAGCCGCGGGACGATCGCATCACCGCCCGCGGCTACTGCCTCGAGAACGTTCGCTACGATCCGGCGGCGTTCGATGGACTCGGCAGGGACCGGTTCATCGAGGCGATGCGGGCGGAAGGCGTCCCCGTCTACGACGGCTACGAGGTCCCGATCTACAAACAGCCCGCGTTTTTCCGGGACCAGGTCCGGCGGCTCGTTCCGCCGGGAACCGACGTCCCCGACTACCGGAATCTGCACCTTTCCGGCGCGGAACGGCTCTGTCGGGAGAACGTCGCCTACTCCCATCCGGTACTGCTGGCCGACGAAGCGGGTATCGCGACGATCCCGGAGGCGATCCGGAAGATCAAAACGCACGCCGACGAGCTGCGGGACCTGAGATGA
- a CDS encoding GNAT family N-acetyltransferase — protein sequence MTDTDSPRLATEDDFPRMMALLDRYFAYERGGMAARLPFCYDPERSDRHAIIERDGRIVSHVAAVPQTLVVGEDTVECWGIGGVATDRRYRGNGYMSQLLEFWFDRMDDAGVPLSELSGNRQRYNHFGYENAGAELRYTITDRSFARTPEPSAESVACYDGADEHLDALREIHGAEPYRVHRDRERSRIVFGQRGLETLLYEGADGPAYLSLTRESRSRTIEEFGGSERGVETLLEHVLAMYDLNELAACVHPRHPLDDVFHRHSRFWTQRPHRKLNIRDLPALLEAFEDQLETRWLERGRSERGDLTLGLEGDDASVRLSYGPDGVTVERSAADPDLSLDRLSMTTLLFGFQDRLREVRHRDPLLAATLPLQFYVWPTEHV from the coding sequence ATGACGGACACCGACAGTCCGCGGCTCGCAACCGAGGACGACTTCCCCCGGATGATGGCACTGCTCGATCGTTACTTCGCCTACGAGCGCGGCGGGATGGCCGCCCGACTCCCGTTTTGCTACGATCCGGAACGCAGCGACCGCCACGCGATCATCGAGCGGGACGGGCGGATCGTCAGCCACGTCGCCGCCGTTCCGCAGACGCTCGTCGTCGGCGAGGATACCGTCGAGTGCTGGGGCATCGGGGGCGTCGCGACCGACAGACGGTACCGCGGAAACGGCTACATGAGCCAGTTGCTCGAGTTCTGGTTCGACCGGATGGACGACGCCGGCGTCCCGCTGTCGGAACTCAGCGGCAATCGGCAGCGGTACAATCACTTCGGGTACGAGAACGCCGGCGCCGAACTCCGGTATACGATCACCGACCGATCGTTCGCGAGAACGCCCGAACCGTCGGCCGAGTCCGTCGCGTGCTACGACGGTGCGGACGAGCACCTCGACGCGCTTCGGGAGATTCACGGGGCCGAACCGTACCGCGTACACCGCGACCGAGAACGGAGTCGGATCGTGTTCGGCCAGCGGGGGCTCGAGACGCTCCTGTACGAGGGCGCCGACGGCCCGGCGTACCTCAGCCTCACGCGGGAGAGTCGAAGCCGCACGATCGAGGAGTTCGGCGGCTCCGAACGCGGCGTCGAGACGCTGCTCGAGCACGTGCTCGCGATGTACGACCTGAACGAACTCGCGGCCTGTGTCCACCCGCGCCACCCGCTCGACGACGTGTTCCACCGCCACAGCCGGTTCTGGACGCAGCGCCCTCACCGAAAGCTCAATATCCGCGATCTCCCCGCCCTCCTCGAGGCGTTCGAGGACCAACTCGAGACGCGCTGGCTGGAACGCGGCCGGTCCGAGCGCGGCGACCTCACGCTGGGTCTCGAGGGAGACGACGCGTCCGTTCGGCTCTCGTACGGTCCGGACGGCGTCACGGTCGAGCGCTCCGCCGCCGACCCGGACCTCTCGCTCGACCGCCTTTCGATGACGACCCTGCTGTTCGGCTTTCAGGATCGGCTGCGCGAGGTCCGTCACCGCGATCCGCTCCTCGCGGCGACGCTCCCGCTCCAGTTCTACGTCTGGCCGACGGAACACGTCTAG